One window from the genome of Alkalihalobacillus sp. LMS6 encodes:
- the rpsA gene encoding 30S ribosomal protein S1 yields the protein MAEEMNVFSVGDLVKGTVTKVEDKQVFVDVGFKVDGIVPISELATLHIEKAGDVIAVNDEVELQVTKVEDDELILSKKAVQAEKAWQMLEDVQRKDEVIEAVVAEIVKGGLVVDLGVRGFVPASHVERHFVEDFSSYEGETLRVKVIELDKDNNKLILSQRAVQEDEVEHKKKQTLQSIEVGSTLSGTVQRLATFGAFVDIGGVDGLVHISQIAHERVESPQDVLSEGDTVTVKVLSVDIDNERISLSIKETLPGPWANVGSTLNVNEVVSGKVKRLVNFGAFVEVLPGVEGLVHISQISTRHIGNPAEVLEVGETVKVKILEVNEVDNRISLSIREAQEDETRSQTKAYEKEHQEESSGFSLADMIGDQLKKYR from the coding sequence ATGGCTGAAGAAATGAATGTATTTTCAGTAGGAGACCTTGTAAAAGGTACGGTCACAAAAGTGGAAGACAAGCAAGTTTTTGTGGATGTAGGATTTAAAGTGGATGGAATTGTTCCAATTAGTGAATTGGCTACTTTGCATATCGAGAAAGCTGGCGATGTGATTGCTGTAAACGACGAAGTAGAGCTCCAAGTTACGAAAGTGGAAGATGATGAATTAATTTTATCAAAAAAAGCAGTACAAGCAGAAAAAGCATGGCAAATGCTTGAAGATGTGCAGCGCAAAGATGAAGTGATTGAAGCTGTTGTCGCTGAAATTGTAAAAGGTGGACTCGTTGTTGATTTAGGTGTAAGAGGATTTGTACCTGCTTCACATGTAGAACGACACTTTGTTGAAGATTTCTCAAGTTACGAAGGAGAAACACTTCGAGTAAAAGTCATTGAATTAGATAAAGACAATAACAAGCTAATTCTATCTCAACGCGCTGTGCAAGAAGATGAAGTTGAGCACAAGAAAAAACAAACGCTACAATCGATTGAAGTCGGCTCCACATTATCTGGAACGGTACAACGCTTAGCGACATTCGGGGCATTCGTAGATATTGGCGGTGTTGATGGTTTAGTTCACATCTCGCAAATTGCCCATGAAAGAGTCGAAAGCCCTCAGGATGTTTTAAGTGAAGGCGATACGGTAACCGTGAAAGTGCTTTCGGTTGACATTGATAACGAGCGAATCTCCCTATCTATTAAAGAAACATTACCTGGGCCTTGGGCAAATGTTGGTTCCACGTTAAACGTAAATGAAGTGGTCTCTGGTAAAGTGAAACGACTCGTTAACTTTGGTGCTTTTGTTGAAGTATTGCCTGGTGTTGAAGGACTTGTGCACATTTCACAAATTTCAACACGTCATATTGGAAACCCAGCGGAAGTTTTAGAAGTCGGCGAAACTGTTAAAGTGAAAATTCTTGAAGTGAACGAAGTCGATAATCGGATTTCGCTTAGTATTCGAGAAGCACAAGAAGACGAGACTCGCAGCCAAACAAAGGCGTATGAAAAAGAACACCAAGAAGAATCTTCAGGATTTTCTCTAGCTGATATGATTGGTGATCAACTGAAAAAATATCGTTAG
- the der gene encoding ribosome biogenesis GTPase Der produces MTKPVVAIVGRPNVGKSTIFNRIVGERVAIVEDMPGVTRDRLYNNAEWLNHEFNIIDTGGIELGDEPLLTQMRHQAEIAIEEAHVIIFLVSAKEGITAADQEVVNMLFRSKKPVVLGVNKVDNPEMRDQLYEFYALGIGEPFPISGAHGLGLGDLLDEVAQHFPTDLEVPYGEDAIKMALIGRPNVGKSSLVNALLGEERVIVSQIPGTTRDAIDTTFTKDEQEYVVIDTAGMRKRGKVYEATEKYSVMRSLKAIERSDVVLVVINGEEGIIEQDKKIAGYGHEAGRAVVIVVNKWDAIEKDHKTMQNFVEDIRQEFQFLSYAPIVFLSAKTTQRLHLLLPEVKRVSENHHLRVPTHVLNDMIMDAVAMNPTPTDKGKRLKINYVTQVAVQPPTFVFFVNEPELMHFSYRRFLENRLRATFDFEGTPIHIISRKKND; encoded by the coding sequence GTGACAAAACCAGTCGTTGCAATCGTTGGAAGACCAAACGTAGGAAAGTCAACGATCTTTAACCGAATTGTCGGGGAACGAGTTGCTATTGTTGAAGATATGCCAGGTGTAACTCGAGATCGTCTTTATAATAATGCGGAATGGTTAAACCATGAATTTAATATAATTGATACAGGTGGAATTGAACTTGGAGACGAACCGTTGCTTACGCAAATGCGTCATCAAGCAGAGATTGCAATAGAAGAGGCTCATGTCATTATTTTCTTAGTAAGCGCAAAAGAAGGAATTACAGCAGCCGATCAAGAAGTGGTTAATATGCTGTTTCGCTCAAAGAAGCCTGTTGTTTTAGGCGTCAACAAAGTGGACAATCCTGAAATGAGAGATCAACTGTATGAATTTTATGCGTTAGGAATTGGCGAGCCATTCCCAATTTCAGGGGCACACGGATTAGGGTTAGGCGATCTACTTGATGAAGTCGCGCAACATTTCCCTACGGATTTAGAAGTCCCATACGGAGAAGACGCGATAAAAATGGCGTTAATTGGCCGACCAAATGTCGGGAAATCTTCACTTGTGAACGCACTTCTTGGTGAAGAACGCGTGATCGTGAGCCAAATTCCAGGCACAACACGAGATGCAATTGACACAACGTTTACAAAAGATGAGCAAGAATATGTGGTCATCGATACGGCAGGCATGCGCAAACGAGGTAAAGTGTATGAAGCGACAGAGAAGTATAGCGTAATGCGTTCGTTAAAAGCAATTGAGCGGTCTGATGTCGTCTTGGTCGTGATTAATGGTGAAGAAGGTATTATTGAACAAGATAAAAAAATCGCAGGTTATGGACATGAAGCTGGTCGAGCTGTTGTGATTGTTGTAAACAAATGGGATGCTATTGAAAAAGATCATAAGACGATGCAGAACTTTGTTGAAGACATTCGTCAAGAGTTTCAGTTTCTTTCGTATGCACCGATTGTTTTCTTATCTGCTAAAACAACGCAACGTCTCCATTTATTGTTACCTGAAGTAAAAAGAGTGTCAGAGAATCATCATCTTCGTGTGCCGACGCATGTATTAAACGATATGATTATGGATGCGGTAGCCATGAATCCAACACCAACGGATAAAGGAAAGCGTCTCAAGATTAACTATGTGACGCAAGTAGCGGTTCAGCCGCCGACGTTTGTATTTTTTGTGAATGAACCGGAGTTAATGCACTTCTCATATCGTCGTTTTCTTGAAAATCGTTTACGTGCAACATTCGATTTTGAAGGCACGCCGATTCATATTATTTCACGTAAAAAAAATGATTAA
- a CDS encoding 1-acyl-sn-glycerol-3-phosphate acyltransferase, which yields MKLYRFGQAVCRFVLRLLFKVEIRGKENIPEEGGVLLCSNHISNFDPPLLGAFINRQVRYMAKKELFDKPGVGKLLNGLGAFPVKRGGSDRESLRTALKILKQGDMVGLFPEGTRSKTGEIGNGLAGAGFFAGKSDAYVVPCVIIGPYKFRKRVIMVYGKPIDMEAYRIERVSAKDITEKIMTEIQQLKDTHQ from the coding sequence ATGAAGCTGTATCGGTTTGGACAAGCAGTGTGTCGGTTCGTACTACGACTGCTATTTAAAGTAGAGATTAGAGGAAAAGAAAACATTCCTGAAGAAGGCGGCGTCCTTCTTTGCTCCAATCATATTAGCAATTTTGATCCGCCTCTTTTAGGTGCCTTCATTAACAGGCAAGTGCGCTACATGGCAAAAAAAGAATTGTTTGATAAGCCAGGTGTTGGAAAATTATTAAACGGTCTAGGTGCGTTTCCTGTAAAGCGAGGAGGTAGTGATCGAGAATCATTACGAACGGCACTGAAGATTTTGAAGCAAGGCGACATGGTTGGATTATTTCCTGAAGGAACACGTTCCAAAACAGGTGAAATCGGGAATGGGTTAGCAGGAGCTGGATTTTTTGCAGGGAAAAGCGACGCTTATGTTGTACCGTGCGTCATTATTGGACCGTATAAATTTCGCAAACGTGTGATCATGGTATATGGGAAACCGATTGATATGGAAGCTTACCGGATAGAACGTGTTTCAGCGAAAGACATTACCGAGAAAATTATGACTGAAATTCAGCAGCTTAAAGATACGCATCAGTAA
- a CDS encoding NAD(P)H-dependent glycerol-3-phosphate dehydrogenase — MKQTIAVVGAGSWGTALAIVLADNGHDVRLVARRQEQVEEINTHHTNEKYLRNVELPKHLHAYHQMKDAVKDVDAVLLAVPSKAMRETVQELLPVLEKAVPVIHASKGIEPSTYKRVSEVIEEEAKDSDKIASITVISGPSHAEEVALRQPTTVTVASQKEDAAAYAQGLFMNQQFRVYTNPDLIGVEIGGALKNIIALICGVTNGLGYGDNTKAAIMTRGLTEIARLGVHMGAQPLTFSGLTGLGDLIVTCTSVHSRNWRAGHMLGKGMSMDQVLEEMGMVVEGIRTTQAAYELATKEEINMPLTAALYSVLFKGIDPVKAAEDLMGRVKRNEVEELYHLN; from the coding sequence TTGAAACAAACGATTGCCGTAGTCGGAGCAGGAAGCTGGGGCACAGCCCTAGCGATTGTTCTTGCTGATAATGGTCATGATGTACGCTTAGTGGCGAGAAGACAAGAACAAGTAGAAGAAATAAATACGCACCATACGAATGAAAAGTATTTACGTAACGTCGAGCTACCTAAACATCTTCACGCTTATCATCAAATGAAAGATGCGGTGAAGGATGTTGATGCGGTGCTACTCGCTGTGCCTTCAAAAGCAATGCGAGAGACGGTTCAAGAATTATTACCCGTATTGGAGAAAGCTGTGCCTGTGATTCACGCAAGTAAAGGAATTGAACCTTCTACATATAAACGGGTATCAGAAGTCATTGAAGAGGAAGCGAAAGATTCAGACAAGATCGCTTCGATCACGGTGATATCTGGCCCAAGCCATGCGGAAGAAGTGGCGTTACGACAGCCAACAACCGTAACCGTTGCTTCACAGAAGGAAGATGCTGCCGCTTATGCGCAAGGGTTATTTATGAACCAACAATTTAGAGTCTACACCAATCCAGATTTAATCGGCGTTGAAATTGGTGGCGCTTTAAAAAACATTATTGCGTTAATTTGTGGCGTAACAAACGGCTTAGGTTACGGCGATAATACGAAAGCGGCAATTATGACAAGAGGGTTAACGGAAATCGCTCGATTAGGTGTTCATATGGGGGCACAACCGTTGACTTTTTCAGGGTTAACAGGTCTTGGGGATTTAATTGTGACGTGTACGAGCGTTCATTCTCGTAATTGGCGCGCAGGACATATGTTAGGAAAAGGGATGTCGATGGATCAAGTTCTTGAAGAGATGGGCATGGTTGTAGAAGGGATACGTACAACGCAAGCAGCGTACGAACTCGCAACTAAAGAAGAAATCAATATGCCTTTAACAGCGGCACTTTACTCTGTTTTATTTAAAGGCATTGATCCTGTGAAAGCGGCAGAAGATTTAATGGGCCGAGTGAAGCGAAATGAAGTGGAAGAACTGTATCATTTGAATTAA
- a CDS encoding DUF2768 domain-containing protein has product MSLAMLNMYISFAGIILMFVSAGTAFLARTRLSGILSKIVLSFSFICMVVAGLIVAYIVLGGPTSNFMR; this is encoded by the coding sequence ATGTCTTTAGCAATGTTAAATATGTACATATCGTTCGCTGGAATTATTTTAATGTTTGTTTCCGCTGGAACAGCTTTTTTAGCGAGAACGCGATTGAGCGGAATTTTGTCTAAAATTGTTTTATCGTTTTCATTTATCTGTATGGTCGTGGCTGGTCTGATTGTCGCTTATATCGTTTTAGGTGGGCCAACGTCAAACTTTATGAGATAA
- the cmk gene encoding (d)CMP kinase: MTSFNVAIDGPAGAGKSTVAKKVAEKLGFLYIDTGAMYRALTQAALATNVDLYDEKALNNLLMESELELSPSSTGTTVFWNGEDITEDIRSNKVNQNVSLVSSYKQVRLNMMEKQQKLASEKHAVLDGRDIGTHVLPKADVKIFLTASVDERAKRRHSEQINKGLQSNLEDIKRDIEKRDELDSSRAFAPLKKADDARVLDTTKMDINQVTDAILDFVKEHSI, from the coding sequence ATGACGAGTTTTAATGTAGCAATTGATGGTCCTGCAGGGGCAGGGAAAAGTACAGTAGCAAAAAAAGTAGCTGAGAAACTAGGTTTTTTGTATATTGATACAGGAGCGATGTATCGAGCATTAACGCAAGCTGCTTTAGCTACAAATGTTGATTTATACGATGAAAAGGCGTTAAACAACCTTTTAATGGAGAGTGAATTAGAACTTTCGCCATCGTCAACAGGCACAACCGTTTTTTGGAATGGAGAAGACATAACGGAAGACATTCGTTCAAATAAAGTAAATCAAAACGTATCACTTGTATCAAGCTATAAGCAAGTACGTTTAAATATGATGGAAAAACAACAAAAGTTAGCTAGTGAAAAACATGCCGTGCTTGATGGACGTGATATTGGTACGCATGTACTGCCAAAAGCCGATGTAAAAATTTTCCTAACCGCCTCCGTTGACGAGCGTGCGAAACGTCGCCATTCGGAACAAATAAATAAAGGCCTTCAGTCTAATTTAGAAGATATCAAGCGGGATATTGAAAAAAGAGATGAGCTTGATTCAAGCCGTGCATTCGCGCCATTAAAAAAAGCGGACGATGCGCGTGTTTTAGATACGACGAAAATGGATATAAACCAAGTAACGGATGCGATTCTCGATTTTGTAAAGGAGCACTCTATTTAA
- the plsY gene encoding glycerol-3-phosphate 1-O-acyltransferase PlsY translates to MIITTVLIVGLSYLLGSVSFSYLIAKKIKKIDIRKEGSGNAGATNTLRVLGVGPAVSVLLLDVGKGILPVVSAMLITDAALVHVLAGLAAILGHNWPIYFGFRGGKGVATSIGVLATLVFLPSLLAGVIAIASIFITRYVSLGSLLFAILTPVALGILLLIPSFTYPVEYSLFTVVLALMSLWRHRTNVSRLMSGTENKIGRKHA, encoded by the coding sequence ATGATTATCACGACGGTTTTAATTGTAGGATTAAGTTATTTACTTGGTTCAGTAAGCTTTAGCTACTTGATTGCCAAGAAGATCAAGAAAATTGATATTCGTAAAGAAGGAAGTGGAAACGCTGGCGCCACCAACACATTGCGCGTGCTTGGAGTGGGTCCAGCTGTTTCGGTCCTTTTACTTGATGTGGGAAAAGGAATTTTACCCGTTGTCAGTGCGATGCTCATAACGGATGCTGCGCTTGTGCATGTATTGGCAGGGTTAGCCGCCATCCTAGGGCATAATTGGCCAATTTATTTTGGTTTTCGAGGTGGGAAAGGTGTTGCTACATCGATTGGTGTATTGGCAACCCTTGTGTTTCTCCCGTCGCTTCTCGCTGGCGTAATTGCCATTGCAAGTATTTTTATTACGAGGTATGTATCGCTCGGATCTCTATTATTTGCTATTTTAACACCTGTTGCTTTAGGAATCCTTTTACTTATTCCAAGTTTTACCTATCCGGTTGAATACAGCTTGTTTACAGTCGTTTTGGCGTTGATGTCGCTTTGGCGCCACCGTACTAACGTGAGTCGTCTCATGTCAGGGACTGAGAATAAAATTGGTAGAAAGCATGCTTAA
- a CDS encoding stage VI sporulation protein F, with protein MFKKNDSFFDQVQKNTKVRPDELLKLANSVSQSNLKDEATLRDLISRVAAMANKPVSKEKEDQIVAAILNNNMPSDLSSLTKMFNNKN; from the coding sequence ATGTTTAAGAAAAATGATTCGTTTTTCGATCAAGTCCAAAAAAACACGAAAGTTCGACCTGATGAGTTACTTAAGCTCGCGAACTCTGTTAGTCAATCCAATTTAAAAGATGAAGCAACCTTACGCGACTTAATTAGCCGTGTAGCGGCGATGGCGAACAAACCTGTTTCAAAAGAGAAAGAAGACCAAATTGTCGCTGCGATTTTGAATAATAATATGCCATCTGATTTGTCGTCGTTAACAAAAATGTTTAACAACAAAAACTAG